One Dialister invisus DSM 15470 genomic region harbors:
- a CDS encoding MotA/TolQ/ExbB proton channel family protein, whose product MEVIDVFKSGGPVMYALLLCSICTAVIMIERGMFYHRAGKNLGIFVDNLPDMLLNKSWNDAYADAAQEDNAAAFVAQEGIRAAAEGKDLRLALDTAYSTAAAELRAHLNYLSMIVTLSPLLGLLGTIAGMISSFQIFNLQAGQPMAITGGIGEALIATAAGLCVAIFALVVHTVFAQKMDDILTVIEKADAIISSEGRRRGI is encoded by the coding sequence ATGGAAGTTATTGACGTATTTAAGTCGGGCGGCCCCGTTATGTACGCGCTGCTGCTCTGCTCTATATGCACGGCAGTCATTATGATCGAGCGGGGCATGTTTTATCACCGGGCAGGAAAAAATCTGGGAATCTTTGTGGATAACCTGCCTGATATGCTTTTAAATAAAAGTTGGAATGACGCTTATGCCGATGCGGCGCAGGAAGACAATGCGGCTGCTTTTGTGGCGCAGGAAGGCATTCGTGCCGCGGCGGAAGGAAAGGATTTGCGGCTGGCATTGGATACGGCGTACAGTACGGCCGCCGCCGAACTTCGAGCCCATTTAAATTATTTATCTATGATTGTCACGTTATCCCCCCTTTTGGGGCTTTTGGGAACGATTGCGGGTATGATCAGTTCTTTCCAGATTTTCAATTTACAGGCGGGCCAGCCGATGGCTATCACCGGGGGGATTGGCGAAGCGCTTATCGCAACGGCGGCAGGTCTTTGTGTCGCTATTTTCGCTCTTGTTGTCCATACCGTTTTTGCGCAAAAGATGGATGATATTTTGACCGTTATAGAAAAAGCGGACGCCATCATCTCTTCGGAGGGCAGAAGGAGAGGCATCTGA
- a CDS encoding FAD:protein FMN transferase, whose translation MVNQKEEICTDIGKAMGTFLRITSYGRPQGEVSKAVRAYFRNVENLCSRFRSDSDVSRISAAAGVKPVMVSSLCRDVCRCSLREAAFTGGIFDPTVGALTSLWNIGGENERIPSEEEIEKAKVLIDYKHIEIGERSVFLKEKGMSLDLGGIAKEYALHQAAALAEHMGECSMMIDAGGDICVVGNKPDGSAWRLGIQHPRQRSTLIATVALGSEDTVETSGDYRRFLLKDGLMQSHIFQIKKKIPLISATLIYKRNGEMLPVSGAACIAGGLDKVREWLERIPRLEGIFITEDLQAYVTEGISDRVRILTKDADRRALIRHEYEGECHGSY comes from the coding sequence ATGGTGAATCAAAAAGAAGAGATATGCACGGACATAGGAAAAGCGATGGGCACGTTTCTTCGTATAACGTCTTATGGAAGGCCGCAGGGAGAGGTGTCCAAAGCGGTGCGGGCATATTTCCGGAATGTGGAAAATCTTTGCAGCCGTTTCCGAAGTGACAGCGATGTATCCCGTATTTCCGCAGCCGCCGGGGTAAAACCCGTGATGGTTTCTTCTCTTTGCAGGGATGTCTGCCGCTGTTCTTTGCGTGAAGCGGCGTTCACCGGAGGTATTTTTGATCCTACTGTCGGCGCGCTTACTTCTTTATGGAATATCGGCGGGGAAAACGAAAGGATTCCCTCTGAGGAAGAGATAGAGAAGGCAAAGGTCCTCATTGATTACAAGCATATAGAAATCGGTGAGCGATCCGTATTTTTGAAAGAGAAAGGAATGTCTCTCGACCTGGGCGGTATCGCAAAAGAGTATGCCCTTCATCAGGCGGCAGCTCTTGCGGAACACATGGGAGAATGCTCCATGATGATTGACGCAGGCGGAGATATCTGCGTCGTGGGAAACAAGCCGGACGGTTCTGCATGGCGTCTTGGCATCCAGCATCCCCGACAAAGGAGTACGCTCATCGCAACAGTCGCGCTCGGCAGCGAGGATACCGTAGAAACGTCAGGTGATTACCGCCGGTTTCTTTTGAAAGACGGATTGATGCAAAGCCATATTTTCCAAATCAAAAAGAAAATACCGCTTATCAGCGCCACGCTTATTTACAAAAGAAATGGGGAAATGCTCCCGGTCAGCGGCGCGGCGTGTATCGCCGGCGGTCTTGATAAGGTGCGGGAGTGGCTGGAACGGATTCCCCGGCTGGAAGGTATTTTTATCACGGAAGATTTACAGGCCTACGTGACGGAGGGAATCAGCGACCGTGTCCGTATACTTACGAAAGACGCGGATCGGCGGGCTCTCATACGGCATGAATATGAAGGAGAGTGTCATGGAAGTTATTGA
- a CDS encoding FAD-binding protein yields MDRVVIIGSGAAGLSAAIRLAEENVPSFIVEEMPPWRAQSNMAEGGINAALDTMGQHDEPALHEEETYKAGRFVACREAVHRLTHSAPKIVNTLFAWGMSLNLNEDGTIQQRPFGGQTKKRTAFASASTGKQLMYTLATRARFFEAGRMIRHITGFRFLKLMMENGQAKGVLVNELQKNRVSYIPASAVIIASGGLNGLFGNATGSVLNTGNVTASLFADGLPAANMEMIQYHPTTTRLHGKNMLITEAVRGEGGRLYVEQDGKKFYFMEVKYPALGNLMPRDVIAREEWQWIKQGVQPYLDMRDIPKEVSVYKLAGVLEACHDFLALDPLREPIPVSPGIHYFMGGLYVDVNHRTPIANLYAAGEAACQYHGANRLGGNSLLGAMYGGRTAADSAMEDLSGQTSSFRPDEEIMTPAYWTKDKKEGLHIPAARKALNRILQKSLGIERDEKGLLLGLSEVQELRAAAGGLYDESATIDENDAFPKSLLLAEAILKSALNRKESRGAHTRSDYPDEQESYRKTTVAVYKNGGIHISLAAIEGDPDGH; encoded by the coding sequence ATGGACAGAGTTGTCATCATCGGCTCAGGCGCAGCCGGTTTATCCGCCGCCATCCGTCTGGCTGAGGAAAATGTGCCTTCCTTCATCGTGGAAGAAATGCCCCCGTGGCGCGCCCAGTCAAACATGGCGGAAGGCGGTATCAATGCAGCGCTTGACACCATGGGGCAACATGATGAACCGGCTCTCCATGAAGAGGAAACATACAAAGCGGGACGCTTTGTAGCCTGCCGTGAAGCCGTTCACCGCCTGACTCACAGTGCCCCCAAAATCGTGAACACCCTCTTTGCATGGGGTATGTCTCTCAACCTAAACGAAGACGGAACGATCCAGCAGCGCCCTTTTGGCGGGCAGACAAAAAAAAGAACCGCTTTCGCTTCTGCCAGTACGGGAAAACAGCTGATGTACACTCTCGCTACAAGAGCGCGTTTTTTTGAAGCCGGACGCATGATCAGGCACATCACAGGCTTCCGTTTTCTCAAGCTCATGATGGAAAACGGACAGGCAAAAGGCGTCCTCGTTAATGAATTACAAAAGAACAGGGTTTCCTATATTCCCGCTTCTGCCGTCATCATTGCATCAGGCGGCCTGAACGGCCTTTTCGGAAATGCCACGGGCTCCGTCCTCAATACAGGAAATGTGACCGCCTCTCTTTTTGCAGACGGTCTTCCTGCAGCTAACATGGAGATGATCCAGTACCATCCCACCACCACCAGACTCCACGGGAAAAATATGCTTATCACAGAAGCGGTCCGCGGCGAAGGCGGAAGACTTTACGTGGAACAGGACGGGAAAAAATTCTACTTCATGGAAGTGAAATATCCTGCATTGGGCAACCTTATGCCCCGTGACGTCATTGCCCGGGAGGAATGGCAGTGGATCAAGCAGGGCGTCCAGCCTTATCTGGACATGAGAGATATCCCCAAGGAAGTAAGCGTTTATAAACTGGCCGGAGTCCTTGAAGCATGCCATGATTTTCTCGCCCTTGATCCTTTAAGAGAACCGATCCCCGTTTCACCGGGTATCCATTACTTCATGGGCGGCCTTTATGTCGACGTGAACCACCGCACCCCCATCGCCAACCTTTACGCGGCAGGTGAGGCGGCCTGCCAGTACCACGGCGCCAACCGTCTGGGAGGAAATTCTCTTTTAGGCGCCATGTATGGAGGACGGACAGCCGCTGATTCCGCCATGGAAGATCTGTCGGGGCAGACCTCTTCTTTCCGTCCTGATGAAGAAATAATGACCCCCGCGTATTGGACAAAAGATAAAAAAGAAGGGCTCCATATTCCCGCCGCGCGAAAAGCGCTGAATCGAATTTTACAAAAATCTCTCGGCATCGAACGCGATGAAAAAGGACTGCTCCTCGGCCTCTCTGAAGTACAGGAACTTCGCGCGGCTGCCGGCGGGCTCTATGACGAAAGCGCTACCATTGATGAAAACGATGCTTTCCCGAAATCCCTTCTCCTTGCGGAAGCGATTTTGAAAAGCGCGCTGAACCGAAAAGAAAGCCGCGGCGCCCACACGAGAAGCGATTATCCCGATGAACAGGAATCATACCGAAAAACGACCGTAGCCGTTTATAAAAATGGCGGAATCCATATTTCATTAGCAGCGATAGAAGGGGATCCCGATGGACATTAA
- a CDS encoding 2Fe-2S iron-sulfur cluster-binding protein yields the protein MDIKIIIKRQKDSRSTPYTQEFIYTGDGRLTVADFLSELNARMPLLTADGKETEKINYASSCQEKKCGACAMLINGLPRLACSLFLCNIVKKGKIELAPLSKFPVISDLRVDREKIFARLKEMQVWLSEKDRDAKKGDRSLQYDAGQCLMCGCCLEICPNYTPESTFSGAASMIHAFKILEQNKEDIHLQKLKENYEKYFFAGCSQSLSCVKICPLGLPLDRIQSRANHHLRETKK from the coding sequence ATGGACATTAAAATCATCATCAAACGGCAAAAAGACAGCCGATCCACCCCTTATACCCAAGAATTCATCTATACAGGAGACGGCAGGCTCACGGTAGCCGATTTTTTATCCGAACTGAATGCCCGCATGCCGCTTCTTACCGCTGACGGAAAAGAAACAGAAAAAATCAATTACGCCTCCAGCTGTCAGGAAAAGAAATGCGGCGCCTGTGCCATGCTCATCAACGGACTTCCCCGTCTGGCATGCTCCCTCTTCCTCTGCAATATCGTGAAGAAAGGAAAAATAGAACTGGCGCCCCTTTCCAAATTCCCCGTCATCAGCGACCTTCGCGTAGATCGGGAAAAAATTTTTGCCCGGCTGAAAGAAATGCAGGTCTGGCTTTCTGAAAAAGACCGCGATGCGAAAAAGGGCGACCGCTCCCTTCAATATGATGCGGGACAATGCCTGATGTGCGGCTGCTGTCTTGAGATCTGCCCGAACTACACGCCGGAAAGCACCTTCAGCGGCGCCGCGTCCATGATCCATGCTTTTAAAATACTGGAACAGAACAAAGAGGATATCCATCTCCAAAAGCTGAAAGAAAACTATGAAAAATACTTTTTTGCAGGGTGCAGCCAATCTCTGTCCTGTGTGAAAATCTGTCCCCTCGGCCTGCCTCTCGACCGTATCCAGAGCCGCGCTAACCATCACCTGCGGGAAACAAAAAAATGA
- a CDS encoding FAD:protein FMN transferase, whose product MKKFLFFLIFPFILAACAPFQDNTPESHSFFAMGTYMKITAYGKNSETVFLHAEKEIRRLDTLLSAENPDSEISRLSKEGKLIPSEDTARLISLAESWNRSTGGTFDISLAPISKLWGFPHGPYHVPAETERTEALDKTGMKYISHNEETGEYFLKKGCALDLGGMAKGTAAEKAADILKAAGIKNALLDLGGNIKVIGTKPGGRPWHIALRHPDDTDKTAGTLSVSDTSIVTSGDYERYFMAKGRRYHHIFDPHTGQPVQNGLRAVTVICKDSEKADILSTALFVMGEKKAALFWKEHRGEFQMILFRNDNTLMITPDLQKIFTSELPVVLIP is encoded by the coding sequence ATGAAAAAATTTCTTTTCTTCCTTATCTTTCCTTTTATCCTTGCAGCATGTGCTCCTTTTCAGGACAACACCCCCGAAAGCCATTCCTTTTTTGCGATGGGCACCTACATGAAAATCACCGCCTATGGGAAAAACAGCGAAACCGTTTTCCTCCATGCAGAAAAAGAAATACGCCGTCTTGATACACTCCTTTCCGCAGAAAATCCGGACAGCGAAATCTCCCGGCTCTCAAAGGAAGGAAAACTGATCCCCTCAGAAGACACTGCCCGCCTGATCAGCCTTGCCGAATCATGGAACAGGTCAACCGGCGGTACTTTTGACATTTCCCTCGCGCCCATCTCCAAACTGTGGGGATTCCCCCATGGCCCCTATCATGTGCCGGCGGAAACCGAGCGCACGGAAGCACTTGATAAAACAGGCATGAAATATATTTCCCATAACGAAGAAACAGGAGAATATTTTCTGAAAAAAGGATGTGCCCTCGACCTAGGCGGTATGGCAAAAGGAACAGCTGCTGAAAAAGCGGCAGATATTTTAAAAGCTGCCGGTATTAAAAACGCCCTTCTTGATTTAGGAGGAAATATCAAAGTCATCGGTACGAAACCCGGCGGCAGACCATGGCACATCGCCCTGCGCCACCCTGATGACACGGATAAAACAGCAGGGACGCTTTCCGTCTCCGACACGTCCATTGTCACCTCCGGCGACTACGAGCGGTACTTCATGGCAAAGGGCCGGCGGTACCATCACATTTTTGATCCCCATACAGGACAACCCGTACAAAACGGGCTCCGTGCGGTGACCGTCATCTGCAAAGACAGTGAAAAAGCGGATATTCTTTCCACCGCTCTCTTCGTTATGGGCGAAAAAAAAGCCGCCCTGTTCTGGAAAGAACACCGCGGTGAATTTCAAATGATCCTATTCAGAAATGACAATACCCTGATGATCACTCCCGATTTACAAAAAATATTTACTTCTGAACTTCCTGTCGTTCTTATTCCCTGA
- a CDS encoding NusG domain II-containing protein — MIKKDLYLIMCLLLAAALLFIGKETLMHDAGSVTATVDGTPYGSWPLDKNDTIRIGTPYGQNEFTIKNGTVIMTSADCPHKDCLRQGAIHTADSAIICLPHHLVIEIQSAADKKIDGTVR; from the coding sequence ATGATAAAAAAAGACCTTTACCTCATTATGTGCCTCCTCCTGGCAGCGGCCCTCCTCTTCATAGGAAAAGAAACCCTTATGCACGATGCGGGTTCCGTCACCGCCACAGTAGACGGCACCCCATACGGTTCGTGGCCGCTGGATAAAAATGATACCATCCGCATCGGTACACCTTACGGACAAAATGAGTTCACCATCAAAAACGGAACCGTAATAATGACATCTGCCGACTGCCCCCATAAGGACTGCCTCCGGCAAGGAGCAATCCATACCGCCGATTCCGCCATCATCTGCCTTCCTCATCATTTAGTCATTGAAATACAATCCGCTGCAGATAAAAAAATTGACGGCACCGTTCGCTGA
- a CDS encoding Gx transporter family protein, whose translation MTKKVSVIGLFTAMALLLSCIENLLPFRTGIPGIKLGIANLIIVIAFYFLPFGEVLSISLLRVFFLSIFSGSPFTAVFSLTGATASFLAMYISYRRNSFSPAGISIIGGVTHNLAQLLISALLLNTPAFLWYSPVLLLSGTVTGLINGLIATKIIHTVKGMKW comes from the coding sequence ATGACAAAAAAAGTGAGTGTCATCGGCCTGTTTACAGCCATGGCACTTTTACTCAGCTGCATAGAAAACCTGCTTCCCTTCCGGACAGGCATTCCCGGCATTAAATTAGGCATAGCCAACCTCATTATTGTCATTGCCTTTTATTTCCTGCCGTTCGGAGAAGTCCTCTCCATATCCCTGCTCCGGGTATTCTTCCTTTCCATTTTCAGCGGCAGCCCCTTCACCGCCGTTTTCAGCCTTACAGGCGCGACAGCAAGCTTTCTTGCCATGTATATTTCTTACCGCAGAAATTCTTTCTCTCCCGCCGGAATCAGCATCATCGGCGGCGTGACACACAATCTGGCACAGCTCCTGATCTCCGCTCTTCTGTTAAACACCCCCGCGTTCCTGTGGTACAGTCCTGTCCTGCTTCTATCCGGCACCGTCACAGGACTGATAAACGGACTGATTGCCACAAAAATCATCCATACCGTAAAAGGGATGAAATGGTAA
- a CDS encoding YitT family protein codes for MRQIRRAAGLTIGAMIYSAGLNLFLVPNNIIDGGVTGMSLLLSELAGIPFSVLIVLLNIPFFILGYKQLGLRLAVSSMFAIIVLSFWSHIFEQMEPVTTDPFLSTIFGGIIIGLGIGLVIKNGGSLDGTEIVAIYLDSRSAFSVGEIILFFNFFILGSAGFVFTWNSAMYSLIAYFICSRMMDAVSTGLDSSKGVFIITTKYDEVASAIVNDMHHSVTRLHGQGGFLKDDKDILYVVISRLEVTKMKGVVKGIDSAAFLSVFDVQEVQGGRVGKGWKREENRSPC; via the coding sequence ATGAGACAAATCCGCCGCGCTGCCGGTCTGACTATCGGTGCGATGATTTATTCAGCGGGGCTGAATCTGTTTCTTGTACCGAACAACATCATTGACGGCGGTGTGACCGGTATGTCTTTGCTTCTTTCCGAGCTGGCAGGGATTCCCTTCAGCGTACTCATCGTGTTGCTGAATATCCCATTCTTTATTCTTGGTTATAAACAGCTTGGCCTGCGCCTGGCGGTGTCTTCCATGTTTGCCATCATCGTGCTTTCCTTCTGGAGCCATATCTTTGAGCAAATGGAACCGGTAACGACAGATCCGTTCTTATCTACCATTTTCGGGGGGATCATCATCGGTTTGGGCATAGGACTTGTCATTAAAAACGGGGGATCCCTCGACGGGACAGAAATTGTTGCTATTTATCTGGACAGCCGTTCCGCTTTTTCCGTAGGCGAGATTATTTTATTCTTCAATTTCTTCATTTTGGGAAGCGCCGGTTTTGTTTTTACATGGAACAGCGCCATGTATTCTCTTATTGCTTACTTTATCTGTTCCCGCATGATGGATGCCGTTTCCACGGGGCTTGATTCGTCAAAAGGCGTATTCATTATTACCACGAAGTACGATGAAGTCGCCTCGGCCATCGTAAACGATATGCATCACTCTGTCACCCGCCTTCATGGACAGGGAGGATTTCTGAAAGATGACAAAGACATTCTCTATGTGGTGATTTCAAGACTGGAAGTGACAAAGATGAAAGGCGTCGTGAAAGGCATCGACAGCGCGGCTTTCCTTTCCGTTTTTGATGTGCAGGAGGTCCAGGGCGGACGTGTGGGGAAAGGCTGGAAGCGGGAAGAAAACAGAAGCCCGTGCTGA